In Mauremys reevesii isolate NIE-2019 linkage group 16, ASM1616193v1, whole genome shotgun sequence, a single window of DNA contains:
- the LOC120384189 gene encoding C-C motif chemokine 17-like isoform X1, translating to MISLRTALLAAFLLGLSYQYATAISPTPVECCFDRVTGAIQLAKLVDFYLTPSECHLQAVVLETVAGRKVCADPSKLWVKRAIKVLQAKRKQTPRSEKHR from the exons ATGATCAGCCTGAGGACAGCTCTCCTGGCCGCCTTCCTCCTGGGGCTTTCTTATCAATATGCAACAG ccatatcacctACTCCCGTGGAATGTTGCTTTGATCGCGTGACTGGCGCCATTCAGCTTGCTAAACTGGTAGATTTCTACTTGACCCCCAGCGAGTGTCACTTACAAGCCGTTGT GTTGGAAACGGTTGCTGGCCGCAAGGTCTGTGCTGACCCCTCAAAGCTTTGGGTGAAGAGAGCAATCAAGGTCTTGCAGGCAAAGAGGAAACAAACCCCACGTTCTGAGAAGCACAGATAA